From Rhododendron vialii isolate Sample 1 chromosome 7a, ASM3025357v1:
TTCAGGCTCATTGACAAATAAATAGTCAAAACTCTTATCATCGATCTTTGATTATTCATTCCTCAATGTAGTTGTGATTCGTTCTAACGACTATCAACCTTCAAACACTTATGTCTTTCTCAAACTCCATGCGTCAAGGCATATGTATAAAATTAGTGATTCGGATTATCAAAGTAAGTGAAAACCATGGTGACTTACATTTGAAACTGCTAAAAGGATTTGATAAGAGATTACACCGGGCAGGATCTCAATACAAAATGAATAACCCATTTTATTAGACAGCCAGCCCATCAATTGCTCGGGGAGAGGTTTACTTACAATTTGCGGAGATATATTGGCATTATCATAATAAATGGCTAAATCAAATATGATCTTCCATATATTTTAAAGGCTAGTGATTGGCACACTTCAATAATTTATATCtgcattttctaatttttcattcatgtAAACTTACAATAGTATGTAGGATTTCATACGAAACCTAAAACTCAACATCTCATGTCAAATCACTGAAGAAAACTATTCTTTATGTGTACGTGTCACAACAGAGGATGAAAACCTTTTGTGGTTGTTCATCTTTTACCTCCAAAATCCTTCTCTTGATCTTGACCTTAGTCTCACACACGATGGGATGCTATGAGAAAAGAGGTTAGGGTTTGGAGTGGGGACCTTGACCACATATTTATAAGCTCGGATTCCATCGTAACCCATCATAATAGATTGCTAATAGAGACTTGTCAATTATCCGATCGCATTATTAAACGATCACAACTTAATGGGTAATACCGACACCATTCAAACCTCATTCGACAATATACTATATTTAATTGTATGATCTATGTAAACCCACCGACTGAAAATTGCTAACACAATACCCATTCAATTTTGTCATATATGAAAGAACATTATCGTAAATTTACTTACATGGACACAAACAAAAGAGtacaaataatgaaaaaaaaagtgcaaaaatcatttacCTAATTCAAAATGCATGGATGAAGGAACAACAAAAGTTTGACAGTGGGTCATATTtgactctcttctttttttgatatgtttttgtttgttaaattcATGAATTAAACTCATTCATAGATccatatgaaaaataaataaagaaacaaattacGAGATCTCCACACCTAATTAGCTAGCTTGACTCAATAGCATTTCAATCTcttagaattttgaaaagatcTTGGACCATTGCCTATAAAGTTTTTGAGGTTTCAAGTCAAATTTAAACAACttattaattaaatatataGTTTGAGCTCAGTCATCTGCTAAGGAAAGCTGTAGTTATTATAATGTTTATTCACAcaccaacatatatatatatatatatatatatatatatatatatatatatatatatatatatatatatatatatatatatataacatttcAATTTTGAGACCGTAGAATATATAGCTCATTTTGTATATCTTCTTAATTACCATATGTCTCTCTCAAATAATCAACATGAAATTAGTTGCTGCACATGTAAGTTGATTAGAATATCTCGAacacaataaaataaaagaatatgTGATATGGGATTTAGAGGGGAGACAGCTGTGAGATGATGGGGAGAGAGGTCCACAACACAAATGagcaaaaatgtcaaaaaggaACAATGAGTGAAGGGAGGGGCTTATTAGAACTTAGGAAGTGAAATCATCACTGGtttgattattttctctctctctctctctctatctatctttaTCTGATTCCCCATAGTAGCCAGTAAAGGTGCACCCCCTTGGATATCCATCCACCGACTCTTTTAGACTTTTTATTGTAAAGGGGTTGTGCTTTTGGATGATCTGAAAAATAGAGCAGCATAATTAGCCATAATTAAACTTTGGGTGTGAAGAGAGGGCTTTTGGGGTCTGATATGATCATAAGTCCATGATCCTatcctttgagagagagagaatcacatcccgagagagagagagagagagagagagagagagagtgtgtgtgtgtgtgtgtgtgacataGGGTGTTTGGGATTTCTATTTCTTTGATTTGAAacatcatttttattttgataggtgtttaatatatatgtatatattcatTCATGATATTTGAATTGAGTAGATTTTCTCAGGATAAACGCCGTCATTGGTGATGCTTATAAGAAAGAAGACAACCACTTGCAATATTTCTCATGTGACTAAGGGGAACGGGGCTTACGGGAATCAAATACTGTCCAGGTGAGTAGGGGCGTAAGGTCTCACCACCGAGGCAGCCAACCACTTGCAATATTTTAAGTAATTAAGAAGTGTATTTCTCAATTTaactatttacttttttttaaaactctgATAATATTGTCtatatattttacctattcGCTATTAAGTAtggtatttttttctcttctttcttgtatttttattttctctgaagagagagagagagagagagagagagagagagagagagagagagagagggagggaggagggagagagctTTTGAGGagagaaaaactgaaaaaagaaaaagaaaaaagtaatagCTTGTGAATATTATCTAGGCATATTTAGAGAGGTGCTAGAGCAAAAACTATTTCGCTTAGCCTCTATTGATAGTCTTGGAGAACACCTTTTATGTATTTGACTAAGTAAAATAGCTAAACACGACTTTTATCTAATTTGTTGTACATGCCCTAAAAGCACAATCTCATCTAATCGGACtattatttttcattatatATCTAATCAgactattattttttattataaagaTGACTCGTACGCAGAGTGATCTTAGAAAGTGACAATCACTTTCATTAGTAAATGAAATAACTTTTCAAACTCGTTGAGAAATAAATAGTCAAAATTCTGATCATCTCTGGTTGTCCATTTTTTCAAGCCAATTGTGAGTCGTTCAAATGACTATAAATTTTCGATAACTTATTTTTTCGTATATTTTATACTTCAAGACATATAAAATGAAACATTCGAATTGTCAAAATGAAACCGTGGTATCTTACATTTTAAATTCTAAAAAGATTTGAGGAGAGATCAACGACTCTCGCGAGTCAGACTGCGACTCCATCCATTGCTCAGGGAGAGGCTCACTTACAATTTGTGGGAATACAGTCCAATAGTGTAAGTGACCAAATCACATCAGAGTATGATCTTCCATATATTTTAGAGGAGataatgatttttaaaaatccaCAATTTAAATTTGCgcttgttttttaattttttgttattgtaAAATTACAACATTACCCTCTCATTTGTTCAGTTGCTCATGATCTATAAAAGAACATTGTGATGAACTTCGTAAATGGAAAACAAACACAAGCGTACAAATGGTAAAAatgaagtgcaaaaatcatttacCTATTTTAAAATGGAGGAACAAAAGAAGTTTGGCAATGGGTCATACAGTATATGTACTTTGGTCATATTCCATTATTGGAcgttttgtttagtttttggcTTCAGgccccccctcctctctctctctctctctctctctcactggtGAGTCAACGTCGAGATTCATTGACCCACCAACGCCATACAAATTTGATTTGCTAGAAATAGAAATTGGAGGGGAAAATATCTCTTACGTGAGCGCGAAATTGTCGAATTTTAggccttgttctctttaggattcaaaagcattttttaaaaaattatacttagATTCTCCCTACTCtcaacatttttctctctatctctcttcatttattacccctactatttttataaaaaaaattcaacatcaatccaaacaaagcattaataTTTGAGATACTTCATACTAGTATACCATATCacatttgacttttttttgaacggtgaaaaaatttcattaattttgaaattgtttcaAGACTAATAAGAGTAAAGAAACAACATTATGTCCAAAGAATAATCATCTGCCTAATCCGAGACCCAAAGTTACGATtgtcaaaaaaatcaatcaagggCACCCAATTGGAACGAAGCCCAAACACCCTAAATGAGTCTAGAAATACTCAGATCAATACAAATACAACGCATAAAAAAGGCCTAACTGCCTAATTTAGAAAACGCATCCATACCACCACCGGAACCCGGAAAACAAGCCCATGTTGTTGCCTCAAAGCGGCAAAGACGCCTCTCCTAACATTTGACTTTAGCATGTCATTTTTTAAACACTTTTTCTGCGTTGGAGATCTCTGCAGGGTTGCATTGAAGTGTCATTTTATTGTTTCCGTTGCTTAGGTACCAAGAAAAACGACGTTTGTTTGatcaaacaagaagaaaaaaccacCAAGAACAATTATTGTGTAAGACCCGTCTCAGCAATACGGACTTGCTAATCGTGTATGACCCGTCAAACAAATCATTCTAtacaaaaaattagattgatcaCACCAATCCTTGTACGAACCGATCAACCCTAATTCTTTTGCATCAAAGATTCGCTCAACATACCCTACAACATTAATGGCTCGGATTTGTAACTTTTCTGTTGGTTACTGGCCAACACCCTGCCCACGCAAGTCGAACCGTGCCACTTGGGGCCTGCTACACTTTAGTATAAGGAAATAAAGTTGCGCATTTACCACTACCTGTGGGTTTTGGTAAGATAATAAGCGCTTGATCCTAActattggtatcaaagccaagGTCACGGGTTCAACTCCCCTAGATGGAATGCTGCTTGCAGGCAGGTGGTGGGGGGATTGTTGGTCGCGGACTAGCATCCTGCCCACGCGGGTTGAACCGTAGCACTTGGGGCCTGTTATGCTTTAGtataaggaaatagagttgCGTCTTTACCACTACTTGCggattttggaaaaatggtAATCGTTTGATCCTAACATTTTCAATTTGACATCTCTTGTGTGCCCGCTTGCACACGCTCCACTGTCGAGGgttcaaatttcaaaagctGCCAATTACATCAAGAGCAAGGGGAGTAGTTGTTTAGTACTACTCAAAGGGCACCGCCACGTCTCTCCACTATCACACATTGATGTCGACGCATGCACATTATTTACAGGAGAATTGGTGCAAGGAACATGTATGTGGAACGTCCAATGAGAGTGACAAATTGTTCAATCTGCAAAGCAATATAGGCAAACAGAAAGATAAACAAGGTAGAGGCTAGCAGATGGTAGAAATCTTGAATCAATTCATAAGAAAAACATTCAGCAGAAATTGATGCAGTTAACCAGTAAGCCGGTTCAGTTACTGCTGGACGAATACCACATACTCAAGTTGGAAATGGCCCAGACGACGATAGAATAGAACCGCTCgtaaccaaaaacaaaaaaaaaagttggaaacTGCCGATGCAGTCAATTGCCTGACTCTCTTGGTTATAGGTTCCTGTTGTTGTGCCTGTGCTCGCTTGTGCGTGCGTGAACCAACCCAACAAACAGGGAAAGGAATGCCCTTAGCGACCTCCCCAAACCTCATATTCCAAAACCCAGATTTCCGAAAGCAGAAAACATCACCACCAAAGTGTACAAGAGTATCTCTGAATCTTTGGTACTTTTGGTCAGCAACATCAAATATAACTGAAACTGTAATAGAGAAATGGCTAGCTACAACAAACAGCTACTAAGATGCAGTGGAAAATACTCGTATCACCTCCCTTCCCTCAAGCCTAACTTAAAGGGATTACGAAAAGTTCAACCAGTTCGAGATGCGTTTGGCATGGGGAAAGTGATGGGAAAGAACATTTAAGCAGCCCGCAGACCAGAACATGCCCTGTGATGCATAACTACATCTTTAACCATTGTCCCCTCTGCACAGGTGTCGTAGGCAGCTAGTACAGCAACTGTTTGGAGAAGAACAACAATGATCCATGTAGGTTTGATCCGTCATCCACACAAGGAAAGGCGTCCCGTTCTTACAATTTGCTCAGTTCTCATGATTTCGCAGGAAAGAACATAGACTGTCCGACAACATATTTGCATGCAGTAATTGAAGGATACAAAACCATAAGGTAGAAGGAAGGCTAATTACCCATTTCATGGATTCAGTAATTTACAGACACTACGATTACAAAAATGCATGGAATTTAACtccttaattattttctcaagtGTGTAATACAGTTACAGAGTTCACAATCACGGCAAGCCTAAACAGCCCACGGCCAATGAAAACAGTTTACGGATGAAATTACACAAGAACACAAGTTGATTTTAGTAAGAGTAAACACAGTTGATTTTAAATGTCAACTGCTATCATCCACAACTTGACTTGTCACAAACAAACTCTCACGCCTTTTCTGGAAGCCTGTCGAATCTAGATTCGACCCCCTAAACTTCAGTTGCTCAGAGGTTGTTCTAAGATTGGGATCAACAGAAGGTCTAGAGGAGTTGGTATCTGCTGAACCATTCCTAAAGGAAGTGGTTGATCCACCGGGGTACCGAGACGGAGAGACATACCTTCTTGTTGGGCCCCTTAGACCACCAGCACCACCACCTCTCAAATCCCCAGCATCACCTCCTCTTGAAGAAGACTCTGTGAAAGACCTGTCACCAGAGCCAGATCCCAACGGAGCTCCTCCATTGGAAATAGACATGGAATTAAAAGGGTCATCTGGGCCCCACGAAATAAGCGATTCCTTCTTCTTGGCGAAAAACTGCCACGCCCCAAAGAGGAAAAGGATGAAGAAAAATACGGGACTAGTCCACAGAATCGTATTAGATTCCCCCTTGAAAATCGGAAGGTTGGAGCGATACATCCGCACATGCCCATCTCCAAGGCCAAGAACAAGAAGCTTTTCAGTGTCACTAGCAAGCAATGGCATTACCATTCCCTTTTGGGCATCTAGATCCGTCAATCGATAATTAGGAAACGATGATCTGATCTCATCAAGATCAGCAGAGAAAAGAAGCCTGGGCCCACCGGCCCTGGTATAATGCTGAGACGAAACATTATACACGAACACCTTCTCTTGATTAACTACAAGCAAGTACCCCTTGATTGCCTCCATGGCAAGAGGCTTATCCATGCCAAACTTCCTCTTGGACCTAACCCTACACTTGAAGTTCATTATATCACCTAGCAATAATACATGGATCATATCACCCTCTGAGGTAAACCCATACGCTTTTGACCTCTCAGTGGCATCAAAAACATAAATCTCCACGGAAGAACGGTTCAACCCCTCACATTCGGACTCCCTAACTTTCATGGTCCTCAAATCCAATGATCCTGCACCAGTTTCCGTCAGAAATAAAAGCCTTTGCTTCAGAAAGACAAGCGGACGGCTCGCCGGCACAGCCAAACCATACACCGTTCcattctctctcaaaaccctaattttcccACTACCATCTGCAGACAAGATATACCTAGTCCTCCCAACATGATGCACTTCCAACAAAGATACCGGTGACCCATTTTCCCCAATCTCATCCAAATCCAATCTCCCCCTATTTTCCAGAGCAATAGCAGTCCAATCCTCACCATTCGATTCCTCCCAAACCCTATGCACCAAAATGAGACCATTTCCATGCCCTGTGACTACAACACTCTCGTTCTTATACACCGACAAGTACGACAACATGGCAGTCACTGGCGAATCCGCCAATGTATCGAATTCGACCAAAACATCCCCGTTCCGTGGAAACACAAACACCCTCCCCCGATCGTCCCCTACAGCGAAATACTTACTCAACCCTTCGTGATCCCTAAACGGCAACACATTGATACAGCTAGCACGAGAAGCCTTCAGTTCCACAGCCGAAACCGACTGGAACCTCTCCGACCAAAACGGATCGTACATCGTGACCGACGCTCCCTTCCCTCCCATTCTATCCCGCTCTCCTCTGTGAACTCTCTTATCTAAACCGCTCTTCTCCTCGAATATCTTAACAGGCACATCACCATCCTCAACTTCCCTTGCAACAATACTTTTCACCTCCTCATCCAAACGCTCGT
This genomic window contains:
- the LOC131332517 gene encoding uncharacterized membrane protein At1g75140; its protein translation is MAILRKGKCFVLYLLFLFSLLRTSRVLANSDLVAIQDANERFDKLDTDYEIDELVDRHQMQIGEKLGTDCETEVVDRHQRQVEKLEDLLRNLTELVSRLESRFSDERLDEEVKSIVAREVEDGDVPVKIFEEKSGLDKRVHRGERDRMGGKGASVTMYDPFWSERFQSVSAVELKASRASCINVLPFRDHEGLSKYFAVGDDRGRVFVFPRNGDVLVEFDTLADSPVTAMLSYLSVYKNESVVVTGHGNGLILVHRVWEESNGEDWTAIALENRGRLDLDEIGENGSPVSLLEVHHVGRTRYILSADGSGKIRVLRENGTVYGLAVPASRPLVFLKQRLLFLTETGAGSLDLRTMKVRESECEGLNRSSVEIYVFDATERSKAYGFTSEGDMIHVLLLGDIMNFKCRVRSKRKFGMDKPLAMEAIKGYLLVVNQEKVFVYNVSSQHYTRAGGPRLLFSADLDEIRSSFPNYRLTDLDAQKGMVMPLLASDTEKLLVLGLGDGHVRMYRSNLPIFKGESNTILWTSPVFFFILFLFGAWQFFAKKKESLISWGPDDPFNSMSISNGGAPLGSGSGDRSFTESSSRGGDAGDLRGGGAGGLRGPTRRYVSPSRYPGGSTTSFRNGSADTNSSRPSVDPNLRTTSEQLKFRGSNLDSTGFQKRRESLFVTSQVVDDSS